The proteins below come from a single Polynucleobacter necessarius genomic window:
- the thiD gene encoding bifunctional hydroxymethylpyrimidine kinase/phosphomethylpyrimidine kinase produces the protein MFWILCYLCATSGASFGGDDTAQAMIAHLFPIATLITPNLDEASLLLGCDILGPEDFQSAAHELLDMGPQEVLIKGGHLDATHTQITDYLMWRSVEDNLEVIQTKEFKHYRVNTPNTHGTGCSLASAIATYLADDHDLTHAVAKAIAYVEAGLEAGRFLSIGDGPGPLWHMHDFYPTALLDEKDR, from the coding sequence AGTTTTGGTGGTGACGATACTGCTCAAGCGATGATCGCGCATTTGTTTCCCATAGCAACGTTGATCACACCAAATTTAGATGAAGCTTCTTTATTGTTAGGCTGTGACATTCTGGGTCCGGAGGATTTCCAATCAGCCGCACACGAATTGTTGGACATGGGTCCACAAGAAGTCCTGATCAAAGGCGGCCATCTAGATGCTACGCATACCCAAATTACCGATTACTTGATGTGGCGTTCTGTTGAAGATAATCTGGAAGTTATTCAAACGAAAGAATTTAAACACTATCGCGTTAATACTCCGAACACACACGGTACGGGTTGTTCGCTTGCATCGGCGATCGCTACATATCTAGCCGATGATCACGATCTGACCCACGCTGTTGCTAAAGCCATTGCCTATGTGGAGGCGGGTTTAGAAGCAGGGCGTTTCTTGAGCATTGGCGATGGTCCTGGGCCCTTATGGCATATGCATGATTTCTATCCAACAGCCTTGTTGGATGAAAAAGATCGGTAA